The genomic stretch cgaagacccaatgcagccaaaaataaatttaaaaaagattagaGGACTGGTCTACCAGATACTAAGGCATATCACAAACAAAGCTGGTGCTATTTTTAAGAAATGGGTGTTGGTGTAAGAACAGTCAAAATACTACTGGATGGAATAGAGATTTCAGAGGCAGACAATCTACAAATCATTGAGGGAAAGATGGATTTGGGGTGCACAGTGTTGGGGAAAATGGTTAAATCCTTACCTAACCATATACAGAGGTGGATTCTAGATGAATTAAGACATAAGTATGAGAAAAGTGAAACAATCAAGTTAATAGAAGGAGATGTAGGAAAGTATGTCCTGACCTAGGGATGGGAGGACCTGAAACAAAACTTCACAGCATGAGCcaaggcaaaacaaaaccaagaaaagatGGATCTTTTTACTTTTCACTTCAGAATAAGGCTCTCTGTTCAGTGAAGGACCTCCCAGACACAGATCATATAGGGTAGGATGGGAGAAGATGGTCACAGTGTCTGTCACCAAATCACCAAGAGGGCAGTAACCCcagtttaaaaaataggaaaaggttGTGAACAAGGTCACAAGGATACAAAGAGATGTCCAAAATTATTAGCAATGAAAGAAATGCAGATTAAGTACTGACATATCTATCACTTGTTAGCCTGGCAACAGATGGTTAGAAAGTTGGGAGATGCTGCGTGCTGGTAGGGCTGTCGGGACACAGGGACTCCTGGTCTGGCCATTCTGGAGAACAATGCAGGGTGGAGTCAGATGACAGTCCACACACCCTGTGTCTCAGCAGTTCCACGCTGGGATGGATCCTCTCATCAGGGCCATAAGGGGAAGGGTACTCGTGGATGGGTTGTGAGCAGAAGCTGGGGGACAGGGCGTGTCTCTGCTGGGCCAGGGAGGGCAGATCAGGTGAGGGACATGGGAACCTGGTGATTCTTAATAAAGTATGCTGCTGAGTGAAGAAAAAAACAGTGAGATATAAGTAAATTGAAAACAGACAAGTCCATGAGTACAGATTTTTTTTGTAAGAACGAATACAAATCGATAAACACTGAATAGAATGAGTGCCCTGAGAGCGGGGAGGAAATTGGGAACCACAGGGCAagtggattaaaaagaaaacaattacagaataaaaaataaaaaggagtaaGGAGTTTTGGGGAAGTGTTCCTAATCGTCGTTACACCTGAGCTGGACTGAGCAGTGGAGAGACGAGGAAGACGCGGCTTCCCTCCAGTAACTGTCCTGTCCCCCGCACTCCGCAGGGTGGAGGCTCTTCGGGAAGCGGCCACGGCTGTGGAGCAGGAGAAGGAGGTCCTCCTGGAGATGATCCACAGCATCCAGAACAGCCAGGACATGCGGCAGATCAGCGACGGTGAGGGCCCCTCCAGGGGCCGGGGGGGCGGCAGGGGTGCCGCAGAGCCGCTCCTCCAGCCCAGCAGAGACGGGCCGGGCAGGATGTGACAGCAGAGGAAACGGGCACAAGGTCGGCAGCAGAGAAGAGACACAAGGAGATGAATAGAGGTGTAACGtacagaggggaaggggaggaaggcagagaaaacagGTTATGGACCCACTGAACCCCGTTCCACAGGAGGGCCGGGTGGCCTGTGATGCTCTGCACCAGTGGGCAGTGCTCCTCCTAACCGGGCTCCCCTGGGGCTGCACAGGACTGGCCTGTGGGCCTAGCAGCTGGTGTGGTTAAGTGTGCATCCCGGCCAGACCCACACTGTCACACATCCTCAGAGGGGTCAAGATCTAGTCTGTCTCTTCACTGCCCTGGCCATAGAGCAGTGAATTGGGAAGGAGGTTACAGAGCAGGACAGGTTGCTGATTTCCATATAAATAGTGAAATGATAACCCAGCACCCTCTTCATGCTGGCCAAGGCTCAGACTACTGGCCTAAATTAGTCTGGAGGGGATGAAGTCAGTGCCTCATTTTGAGGCCAGCTTTTCCTCCCGTGTCATGGCTTTTTTCAGCCAGAATCGGGGCATTGTATTCTGATACGCACACAGAATGTGaggccccaaaatatgcctctctGGCCTAAGGATTATTCCGAACTATTTTTGAGAAACTGCAGACACAGGAGGAGGAGCTCTGAAAACAGTAGAAGTCACTGTTTTGTAAGGGAAATTTACATTTTGTAAAGGAAatcatttgtaagggtgtctccctttctaccaggaagaggaggatgactAAATTACAAGAAGCTTTCACCAGTGGAGAAGGCACCTACTGAATCTACATAAGAACCCTACCTTTGTCTATCGTGCCTTTTCTGGGAACCTCCAGaacttgcctccctccctcctcaccttCTCTAGCTGAGGGTATTTTGGGTGGAGGCTGGGCCATCtcagggagttactcagtttCCCTGGGGATCTCCCATGTATATACATGGGGTATACATGTCAATaagcttctgggtttttttcttgttaatctgtcttattaCAGGAGGGTCTCAGCCAAAAGCTCAGAAAGGTAAAGGGAAAGTTATCTCCCTCCTCTAATGCACATCCTCATGTAGCTCCAGGGCATCCAGTCTCCTGCTCTAACCAGCACAAAGCCCCAGGTACAGACGCACACCTGCCCCAGCTTCTGCAGACGTGACAACCGCAGAGTCATCTGGCGTCCAATCTGATACTCTTTATAAATTAATCTTATTGCTGTAGTTTTAACTTGTATCTTTAAGAAATTCATAGGTGCTCACAGGATAGATTCAGCCACACAAAAATGCCTTAGTGTTCTTGACATAGATGCGTGTATGTCTCATATTGAttgatatttcaaacttttcatgattaggagaaagagaagaattaaATCTGACTGCAAACCGTCTGATGGGACGAACCCTGACTGTGGAAGTTTCAGTAGAAACAATTAGGAACGCCCAGCAGCAGGAGTCCCTCAAGCACGCCACCAGGGTCATTGATGAGGTGGTCAGTAAGTTTCTGGATGATCTGGGAAATGCCAAGAGTCACCTGATGTCGCTGTACAGCGCGTGTTCCTCTGAGGTGCCTGCGGGGCCGGTGGATCAGAAGTTCCAGTCCATCGTGATCGGCTGTGCTCTCGAGGATcagaagaaaattaagagaaGACTAGAGACCCTGCTTAGGAACATTGAAAACTCTGACAAGGCCATCAAGCTGCTGGAGCATTCTAAAGGGGCTGCTTCCAAAACCCTGCTACAAAACACTGAAAGCAGATTCAACTAGTGTTCCAACCTAAGAGCCCTTATAAATAATCACATAAAAATGATAACGTACTATCTTAAGTGATAACTAGTTCTGTTTGTTAGACATAACAACTCATTTGATACTGATAGTTGTTTCCGATGAGGAAAATATCTCAGTGTTGTTAGTTTGTGAATAACAATTAAAACTAGAAATATTTTGATTACCTTTCTAGAAGTTTTTAGATTGAATTCTTGTCTTGTACTAGGATCTAGCAcctcatatatatatctatatctatattttacTATTCTGTGGATGAACACTTAATATGTGGGGGAAATAAGTGCTCAGCTAGGGGTAAAAGCATTATGGTTCTCTCCTGGGCTTTGTCTGCAAAGACACACGGGCACACACTGACCAAGCATCTGCTGTGAGCCAAGCAGTGAGCTTGGAATTATGGAAGGGAACCTTCCCTGTGTCTTCTCTTTCATTCAACAGGTTTTTTAGACATCTATATCAAATTATTTTGAACTTAAACATTTATGCATCTCATAATATGAATGTACTTCTTGATAATACGTGAAAACATGACATAAAATGTAGAAACTTCACCTCTAATTTTACCACTCTGAACTGTATACGGTACATCCACTTCATCTTTTTCCAAATgcatcatttctttaaatttttaatcattacagaaatacaATGTTGTAACTtgcctttaaaaggaaaaattaaataccaTTTTAAAGTCTGCTTTTAATTCTCAACTTAAGAACCTCTATTCCATGTAGTTGTACAATTTACCCATTCCCCttactggacatttaggttgtttccagtttgttgCTTATTACTGCAACATATTTGTGTACATAGAGCTTTTTCCTTCTTTcgtttgtttttgattttctttgtataaattCCCAGCAATGGGTTttactgggtcaaagggtatATACATTTTCATGGCCTGATATGTTTCCAAAGTTTTTTTGTATAAGAGTTATATCAATTTATACTGTCTTCAATAATTAAAAAGTAGCTGTTTCACTGAGAGCTTTTCAGCATTgagcatttttttctaatattaaatatgaaatacCTTAATTTAGATTGCATTTTGTTCACTAACAAGGTTGACCAGTGTATTGATTATTCTTTTATCTGTGATAAATGCAGCAACTATAGAACACTTTTATTTGTTCAAAATAACTAGTGCTACTGATGATACACAAAAACTTTAGCTTCCCCAAATACTACTTCAGAATGAATATATCAGATTCAATTTTCATTAAAAGATAGGTATTCTTTcacaattcaagaaaaaaaaccaGTCAAGCTGCAGattggttttatatatttatatgtctcTTCATAAAAAGCAATTACAATCTGAGGACATTCATGATAGTTTTGATGCCAGCCCAAGTTCACCTTATTTAAATCTATTCTTTCATGGGAAACATTAACTCTCACTGATAACTAGTAAAATCCTCTTGATTTGTCAGACTAATTTGCTATCATTAGGTTCACTGTGAgatagaaaattttctttttgtgccaTTTTTTCTTTATCAGCTTTTTGAAAATT from Mesoplodon densirostris isolate mMesDen1 chromosome 10, mMesDen1 primary haplotype, whole genome shotgun sequence encodes the following:
- the BAG2 gene encoding BAG family molecular chaperone regulator 2 — protein: MAQAKISAKANEGRFCRSSSMADRSSRLLESLDQLELRVEALREAATAVEQEKEVLLEMIHSIQNSQDMRQISDGEREELNLTANRLMGRTLTVEVSVETIRNAQQQESLKHATRVIDEVVSKFLDDLGNAKSHLMSLYSACSSEVPAGPVDQKFQSIVIGCALEDQKKIKRRLETLLRNIENSDKAIKLLEHSKGAASKTLLQNTESRFN